One Brevibacillus choshinensis genomic window carries:
- a CDS encoding DUF1259 domain-containing protein, which translates to MANNRALCEQFSSIIGGQPSFAGGKCVSTISRNQIKAFILGKKFRVTSSFSFESINRKTGRGLCLGRAAFLQKEVNRFISAIKKQGIKVTSVRNEWLFDQPRLIYINIEAVDQPLAFARKVRRALDEIKTSRSSK; encoded by the coding sequence ATGGCAAATAACAGAGCGCTTTGTGAGCAATTCTCGAGCATTATCGGGGGCCAGCCAAGTTTTGCTGGTGGAAAGTGTGTTTCGACCATAAGCCGAAATCAAATAAAAGCATTCATTCTAGGGAAAAAATTTCGAGTCACGTCTTCTTTTTCGTTTGAATCCATAAATCGTAAGACGGGCAGAGGGCTTTGTTTAGGCCGAGCAGCATTCTTGCAAAAAGAAGTCAATCGATTCATTTCGGCTATAAAAAAGCAAGGAATAAAGGTGACGTCAGTTCGGAACGAATGGCTTTTCGATCAGCCTCGTTTGATTTATATCAATATAGAAGCGGTCGATCAACCGCTTGCTTTCGCTCGGAAAGTCAGGAGAGCGCTGGACGAGATCAAGACATCCAGGAGCAGCAAATAG
- a CDS encoding GNAT family N-acetyltransferase, producing MRLAGQQIYLRFYKISDASELAELHARNREFFQRVSPLLPDAFYTEEHQKTRIEQVLKKTDEGQVYAFGIFLKATDQLIGDISLTQIARGNVQSCTTGFTLDKEYNGKGYTTEALQLVVDFAFRELKLHRIEAGAMPDNLASIRVLEKVGFTKEGIAKENVKINGKWTDHQILAIINSLDV from the coding sequence ATGAGACTGGCAGGACAACAAATCTATCTTCGCTTTTACAAGATTTCTGACGCCAGCGAGTTAGCTGAGTTACATGCTAGAAATCGCGAATTTTTCCAACGAGTTTCCCCATTACTCCCAGATGCCTTTTATACAGAAGAACATCAAAAGACACGCATTGAACAAGTATTGAAAAAGACAGATGAAGGGCAAGTATACGCGTTTGGAATCTTTTTAAAAGCAACGGATCAACTTATCGGAGACATTTCATTAACTCAAATTGCTAGGGGAAACGTCCAAAGCTGTACGACGGGATTTACTTTAGATAAGGAGTATAATGGAAAGGGCTATACAACAGAAGCTCTTCAACTTGTTGTAGACTTTGCTTTTAGAGAATTAAAACTACATAGAATTGAAGCAGGAGCCATGCCTGACAATCTAGCATCTATTCGTGTATTAGAAAAAGTTGGGTTTACAAAAGAAGGTATAGCGAAAGAAAATGTAAAGATTAATGGCAAATGGACAGATCATCAGATATTAGCGATCATCAACAGCTTGGATGTGTAA